The following coding sequences lie in one Cannabis sativa cultivar Pink pepper isolate KNU-18-1 chromosome 5, ASM2916894v1, whole genome shotgun sequence genomic window:
- the LOC133038530 gene encoding heavy metal-associated isoprenylated plant protein 28-like yields MANLQIVPAYKNNVEAQYVEMMVPLYSYGCERKIKKSLSHLKGIYSVNVDYHQQKVTVWGICNKYDVLTTVKSKRKDARFWNPSENIDFSEESKLEPISSQSPSSNNHDYISTISMSKPSLALTRVKSFSWKAMKKVFTRSHSF; encoded by the exons atggcaAATTTGCAAATAGTTCCAgcttacaaaaataatgtggaGGCTCAGTATGTGGAGATGATGGTGCCACTTTATTCTTATGGATGTGAGAGGAAAATTAAGAAGTCTTTATCTCATCTCAAag GAATATACTCAGTGAATGTGGATTATCATCAACAGAAAGTAACTGTTTGGGGAATATGTAACAAATATGATGTGTTAACAACTGTAAAGAGCAAGAGAAAAGATGCAAGATTTTGGAACCCTAGCGAAAACATTGACTTTTCGGAAGAGTCAAAGTTGGAACcaatttcttcacaatctcctTCTTCAAATAATCATGACTACATCTCTACTATTTCAATGTCCAAACCTTCTTTGGCTCTCACTAGGGTTAAATCTTTTAGTTGGAAAGCAATGAAGAAAGTTTTCACAAGATCTCACTCCTTTTAA